A single window of Gossypium hirsutum isolate 1008001.06 chromosome A10, Gossypium_hirsutum_v2.1, whole genome shotgun sequence DNA harbors:
- the LOC107897328 gene encoding fatty acid amide hydrolase isoform X2 — protein sequence MGLLRDAGVVYKPVEQTDLGPCSNESYFKADKAPRMAGFLLKIFAWFLESRIIGALLLYIVKKNNQVHKLVSNATLEEPPMFVPLHPITDLNQQEVKQIDSDASPPERVQQAIKCVPVTSDKSLDLKSSCFRRWTIADYSRAYSTGEITPLRVAEHFIDAVRESCSPPLPMSFFINSDAEDILRQATESTLRYERGNPISALDGVLIAIKDEIDCYPYPTTGGTKWLHKFRPCTGDACCVMRLRSCGVILVGKTNMHELGAGVSGINPHYGPIRNPYDPKKICGGSSSGSAAVVSSGLCPVALGVDSGGSVRMPASLCGVFGFKPTFGCIPHSGVLPLNWTVGTVGILAATLDDAFIVYAAISGDLPSHKPTTLPPKVQFPLLNSTKPISNIRFAKYGEWFNDCSDEIRICCSNALNLLCDHYKWKTVGVTIPDIESMLLAHYVTISSECSTSLSSHMEKLNRQMQIHNNIFAMADVIVAPTTGRTAYSIVDDALKTGEVDCINGAALIRYQIAGNFLGLPAVTVPVGYDKAGLPIGLQFIGKPWSEPTLMHVAYAMQALCISEYRKPKVFYDLLHKS from the exons ATGGGATTGTTGAGGGATGCTGGCGTCGTCTACAAGCCTGTAGAGCAGACTGATCTTGGTCCTTGCAGCAATGAGTCATATTTTAAAGCCGATAAAG CTCCTCGTATGGCTGGATTTCTGCTGAAAATCTTTGCCTGGTTCTTGGAGTCAAGGATCATTGGAGCGTTGTTGCTGTACATAGTGAAGAAGAACAATCAAGTTCACAAG CTTGTTTCGAATGCAACTCTGGAGGAACCACCTATGTTCGTCCCCTTGCATCCTATTACTG ACCTTAATCAACAAGAAGTCAAACAAATTGACTCTGATGCATCTCCACCAGAACGAGTTCAACAGGCAATAAAATGCGTTCCTGTAACCTCAGATAAGTCACTAGATCTAAAATCAAGCTGCTTCCGGCGCTGGACAATAGCAGATTATTCAAGAGCCTATAGTACTGGAGAAATAACTCCTCTGAGG GTTGCGGAGCACTTTATAGATGCTGTGCGTGAATCTTGCAGTCCTCCTTTGCCAATGTCCTTCTTCATTAACTCTGATGCTGAAGATATTCTAAGGCAAGCTACAGAGTCAACACTTCGATATGAAAGAG GGAATCCAATATCTGCTCTAGATGGAGTCCTGATTGCTATCAAGGATGAAATAGATTGTTATCCATATCCAACCACAG GAGGTACAAAGTGGCTTCACAAATTTAGACCTTGTACTGGTGATGCATGCTGTGTTATGCGCCTCAGATCCTGTGGTGTTATACTTGTTGGAAAGACTAATATGCATGAACTTGGAGCTGGAGTAAGTGGGATAAATCCCCACTACGG GCCTATTAGAAATCCCTATGATCCCAAAAAAATTTGTGGTGGTTCTTCTAGTGGATCTGCTGCAGTAGTATCTTCAGGCTTATGCCCTGTTGCCCTTGGTGTGGATAGTGGAG GTTCTGTGCGGATGCCTGCATCCCTTTGTGGTGTTTTTGGATTCAAACCAACGTTTGGATGCATACCTCATTCAGG TGTTCTTCCTCTGAACTGGACGGTGGGGACAGTTGGAATACTagcagctaccttagatgatgcATTTATTGT TTATGCTGCTATTAGTGGCGACCTTCCATCACATAAGCCAACCACTTTACCT CCCAAAGTGCAATTTCCGCTGCTGAACTCAACAAAGCCAATATCGAATATCAGGTTTGCAAAATATGGAGAG TGGTTCAATGATTGCAGCGATGAAATCAGAATATGCTGCTCCAATGCTCTGAACTTACTTTGCGACCATTACAAGTGGAAG ACTGTAGGGGTTACTATACCAGATATAGAATCGATGCTCCTTGCACATTATGTGACCATTAGTTCCGAATGCAGCACTTCACTGAGTTCTCATATGGAAAAACT GAATCGACAGATGCAAATTCATAACAATATATTTGCCATGGCAGATGTCATAGTTGCTCCAACAACAGG TCGGACTGCATACTCGATAGTTGATGATGCTCTAAAGACTGGTGAAGTAGACTGCATAAATGGAG cTGCCCTTATCCGTTATCAGATAGCAGGAAACTTTTTGGGATTACCTGCTGTGACTGTCCCT GTCGGTTATGACAAAGCAGGTTTGCCGATTGGCCTTCAGTTTATAGGGAAACCTTGGTCGGAACCTACATTAATGCATGTAGCATATGCAATGCAG GCCTTGTGCATCTCGGAGTATAGAAAGCCGAAGGTTTTCTATGATCTACTTCATAAGAGCTGA
- the LOC107897328 gene encoding fatty acid amide hydrolase isoform X1 has protein sequence MGLLRDAGVVYKPVEQTDLGPCSNESYFKADKAPRMAGFLLKIFAWFLESRIIGALLLYIVKKNNQVHKLVSNATLEEPPMFVPLHPITDLNQQEVKQIDSDASPPERVQQAIKCVPVTSDKSLDLKSSCFRRWTIADYSRAYSTGEITPLRVAEHFIDAVRESCSPPLPMSFFINSDAEDILRQATESTLRYERGNPISALDGVLIAIKDEIDCYPYPTTGGTKWLHKFRPCTGDACCVMRLRSCGVILVGKTNMHELGAGVSGINPHYGPIRNPYDPKKICGGSSSGSAAVVSSGLCPVALGVDSGGSVRMPASLCGVFGFKPTFGCIPHSGVLPLNWTVGTVGILAATLDDAFIVYAAISGDLPSHKPTTLPVSTSSIRSVKPMQDHQPFKRKLIMVPNRVRIHPKVQFPLLNSTKPISNIRFAKYGEWFNDCSDEIRICCSNALNLLCDHYKWKTVGVTIPDIESMLLAHYVTISSECSTSLSSHMEKLNRQMQIHNNIFAMADVIVAPTTGRTAYSIVDDALKTGEVDCINGAALIRYQIAGNFLGLPAVTVPVGYDKAGLPIGLQFIGKPWSEPTLMHVAYAMQALCISEYRKPKVFYDLLHKS, from the exons ATGGGATTGTTGAGGGATGCTGGCGTCGTCTACAAGCCTGTAGAGCAGACTGATCTTGGTCCTTGCAGCAATGAGTCATATTTTAAAGCCGATAAAG CTCCTCGTATGGCTGGATTTCTGCTGAAAATCTTTGCCTGGTTCTTGGAGTCAAGGATCATTGGAGCGTTGTTGCTGTACATAGTGAAGAAGAACAATCAAGTTCACAAG CTTGTTTCGAATGCAACTCTGGAGGAACCACCTATGTTCGTCCCCTTGCATCCTATTACTG ACCTTAATCAACAAGAAGTCAAACAAATTGACTCTGATGCATCTCCACCAGAACGAGTTCAACAGGCAATAAAATGCGTTCCTGTAACCTCAGATAAGTCACTAGATCTAAAATCAAGCTGCTTCCGGCGCTGGACAATAGCAGATTATTCAAGAGCCTATAGTACTGGAGAAATAACTCCTCTGAGG GTTGCGGAGCACTTTATAGATGCTGTGCGTGAATCTTGCAGTCCTCCTTTGCCAATGTCCTTCTTCATTAACTCTGATGCTGAAGATATTCTAAGGCAAGCTACAGAGTCAACACTTCGATATGAAAGAG GGAATCCAATATCTGCTCTAGATGGAGTCCTGATTGCTATCAAGGATGAAATAGATTGTTATCCATATCCAACCACAG GAGGTACAAAGTGGCTTCACAAATTTAGACCTTGTACTGGTGATGCATGCTGTGTTATGCGCCTCAGATCCTGTGGTGTTATACTTGTTGGAAAGACTAATATGCATGAACTTGGAGCTGGAGTAAGTGGGATAAATCCCCACTACGG GCCTATTAGAAATCCCTATGATCCCAAAAAAATTTGTGGTGGTTCTTCTAGTGGATCTGCTGCAGTAGTATCTTCAGGCTTATGCCCTGTTGCCCTTGGTGTGGATAGTGGAG GTTCTGTGCGGATGCCTGCATCCCTTTGTGGTGTTTTTGGATTCAAACCAACGTTTGGATGCATACCTCATTCAGG TGTTCTTCCTCTGAACTGGACGGTGGGGACAGTTGGAATACTagcagctaccttagatgatgcATTTATTGT TTATGCTGCTATTAGTGGCGACCTTCCATCACATAAGCCAACCACTTTACCTGTAAGTACCAGTTCTATACGATCAGTAAAACCTATGCAAGACCATCAACCTTTTAAGAGAAAGCTGATTATGGTACCAAACAGGGTTCGGATACAT CCCAAAGTGCAATTTCCGCTGCTGAACTCAACAAAGCCAATATCGAATATCAGGTTTGCAAAATATGGAGAG TGGTTCAATGATTGCAGCGATGAAATCAGAATATGCTGCTCCAATGCTCTGAACTTACTTTGCGACCATTACAAGTGGAAG ACTGTAGGGGTTACTATACCAGATATAGAATCGATGCTCCTTGCACATTATGTGACCATTAGTTCCGAATGCAGCACTTCACTGAGTTCTCATATGGAAAAACT GAATCGACAGATGCAAATTCATAACAATATATTTGCCATGGCAGATGTCATAGTTGCTCCAACAACAGG TCGGACTGCATACTCGATAGTTGATGATGCTCTAAAGACTGGTGAAGTAGACTGCATAAATGGAG cTGCCCTTATCCGTTATCAGATAGCAGGAAACTTTTTGGGATTACCTGCTGTGACTGTCCCT GTCGGTTATGACAAAGCAGGTTTGCCGATTGGCCTTCAGTTTATAGGGAAACCTTGGTCGGAACCTACATTAATGCATGTAGCATATGCAATGCAG GCCTTGTGCATCTCGGAGTATAGAAAGCCGAAGGTTTTCTATGATCTACTTCATAAGAGCTGA
- the LOC107897328 gene encoding fatty acid amide hydrolase isoform X3 — protein sequence MAGFLLKIFAWFLESRIIGALLLYIVKKNNQVHKLVSNATLEEPPMFVPLHPITDLNQQEVKQIDSDASPPERVQQAIKCVPVTSDKSLDLKSSCFRRWTIADYSRAYSTGEITPLRVAEHFIDAVRESCSPPLPMSFFINSDAEDILRQATESTLRYERGNPISALDGVLIAIKDEIDCYPYPTTGGTKWLHKFRPCTGDACCVMRLRSCGVILVGKTNMHELGAGVSGINPHYGPIRNPYDPKKICGGSSSGSAAVVSSGLCPVALGVDSGGSVRMPASLCGVFGFKPTFGCIPHSGVLPLNWTVGTVGILAATLDDAFIVYAAISGDLPSHKPTTLPVSTSSIRSVKPMQDHQPFKRKLIMVPNRVRIHPKVQFPLLNSTKPISNIRFAKYGEWFNDCSDEIRICCSNALNLLCDHYKWKTVGVTIPDIESMLLAHYVTISSECSTSLSSHMEKLNRQMQIHNNIFAMADVIVAPTTGRTAYSIVDDALKTGEVDCINGAALIRYQIAGNFLGLPAVTVPVGYDKAGLPIGLQFIGKPWSEPTLMHVAYAMQALCISEYRKPKVFYDLLHKS from the exons ATGGCTGGATTTCTGCTGAAAATCTTTGCCTGGTTCTTGGAGTCAAGGATCATTGGAGCGTTGTTGCTGTACATAGTGAAGAAGAACAATCAAGTTCACAAG CTTGTTTCGAATGCAACTCTGGAGGAACCACCTATGTTCGTCCCCTTGCATCCTATTACTG ACCTTAATCAACAAGAAGTCAAACAAATTGACTCTGATGCATCTCCACCAGAACGAGTTCAACAGGCAATAAAATGCGTTCCTGTAACCTCAGATAAGTCACTAGATCTAAAATCAAGCTGCTTCCGGCGCTGGACAATAGCAGATTATTCAAGAGCCTATAGTACTGGAGAAATAACTCCTCTGAGG GTTGCGGAGCACTTTATAGATGCTGTGCGTGAATCTTGCAGTCCTCCTTTGCCAATGTCCTTCTTCATTAACTCTGATGCTGAAGATATTCTAAGGCAAGCTACAGAGTCAACACTTCGATATGAAAGAG GGAATCCAATATCTGCTCTAGATGGAGTCCTGATTGCTATCAAGGATGAAATAGATTGTTATCCATATCCAACCACAG GAGGTACAAAGTGGCTTCACAAATTTAGACCTTGTACTGGTGATGCATGCTGTGTTATGCGCCTCAGATCCTGTGGTGTTATACTTGTTGGAAAGACTAATATGCATGAACTTGGAGCTGGAGTAAGTGGGATAAATCCCCACTACGG GCCTATTAGAAATCCCTATGATCCCAAAAAAATTTGTGGTGGTTCTTCTAGTGGATCTGCTGCAGTAGTATCTTCAGGCTTATGCCCTGTTGCCCTTGGTGTGGATAGTGGAG GTTCTGTGCGGATGCCTGCATCCCTTTGTGGTGTTTTTGGATTCAAACCAACGTTTGGATGCATACCTCATTCAGG TGTTCTTCCTCTGAACTGGACGGTGGGGACAGTTGGAATACTagcagctaccttagatgatgcATTTATTGT TTATGCTGCTATTAGTGGCGACCTTCCATCACATAAGCCAACCACTTTACCTGTAAGTACCAGTTCTATACGATCAGTAAAACCTATGCAAGACCATCAACCTTTTAAGAGAAAGCTGATTATGGTACCAAACAGGGTTCGGATACAT CCCAAAGTGCAATTTCCGCTGCTGAACTCAACAAAGCCAATATCGAATATCAGGTTTGCAAAATATGGAGAG TGGTTCAATGATTGCAGCGATGAAATCAGAATATGCTGCTCCAATGCTCTGAACTTACTTTGCGACCATTACAAGTGGAAG ACTGTAGGGGTTACTATACCAGATATAGAATCGATGCTCCTTGCACATTATGTGACCATTAGTTCCGAATGCAGCACTTCACTGAGTTCTCATATGGAAAAACT GAATCGACAGATGCAAATTCATAACAATATATTTGCCATGGCAGATGTCATAGTTGCTCCAACAACAGG TCGGACTGCATACTCGATAGTTGATGATGCTCTAAAGACTGGTGAAGTAGACTGCATAAATGGAG cTGCCCTTATCCGTTATCAGATAGCAGGAAACTTTTTGGGATTACCTGCTGTGACTGTCCCT GTCGGTTATGACAAAGCAGGTTTGCCGATTGGCCTTCAGTTTATAGGGAAACCTTGGTCGGAACCTACATTAATGCATGTAGCATATGCAATGCAG GCCTTGTGCATCTCGGAGTATAGAAAGCCGAAGGTTTTCTATGATCTACTTCATAAGAGCTGA